A genomic region of Catalinimonas niigatensis contains the following coding sequences:
- a CDS encoding M23 family metallopeptidase: MKLNRLTLLLALLLISTVFVSTKLEDDYFVFPINPGQRNYLSGNFCELRSSHMHAGLDIKVGGVVGAPVHAAAAGYISRIKISWGGYGNALYLQHPNGTTTVYAHMDEFNEQIAQYVREAQYKMKSFDIELFPDKADFTIKRGEVIGKAGNSGSSGGPHLHFEIRDANQVPMDPLQYNFSEIIDNVAPYVRKVALVTLDKDARINGQFGRFEFPVQSNGNRYEVSENIRVQGEVGVEIAAFDRADGVRNVYGVTSTEMSFDGEPQFSYLTDKLAFSYARNIHVFTNYEERYRQDRTFYKLYVDEGNALPLYKTTNSQGKLMINDDKQHQVDIKLIDHYGNSSSLRISMKGNKPEPESNFKVQYFGKPYNDKNYHIRGNVLQLYVPVEKDPEGIYQRKLAKFFASRMDYEAPPAYVVNDVAVYLWDLRQGTPDSVDLCGKTQKLPIKMKVPAYNAFSFYQPEMDVYFSKSSLFDTLYLTTHYKVEADREIFSIHEDHTPLKSSINVKLKPRMMPPGPKQKMNVYKISNSGDLGYEGGEWNGNTISFDTRSFGDYVLAADTIAPVITPVNVNSRQIKFKIEDQMSGIKSYDVYVNDKWVLMKYDYKWNVIWSDPQDDKAELKGDYKLVVKDNVGNESVFEGKI, from the coding sequence GTGAAATTAAATAGACTTACTTTACTACTTGCTTTACTGTTAATCTCAACTGTTTTTGTATCCACCAAACTGGAAGATGATTACTTCGTTTTTCCGATTAATCCCGGGCAACGAAATTATCTTTCAGGAAATTTTTGTGAACTACGCAGCTCTCATATGCATGCCGGCCTGGACATCAAAGTAGGAGGAGTAGTAGGGGCTCCGGTTCATGCCGCTGCTGCTGGTTATATCAGCAGAATTAAAATCTCCTGGGGAGGATATGGAAACGCCTTGTATCTGCAACATCCCAATGGCACTACTACCGTCTATGCCCACATGGACGAATTCAATGAGCAGATTGCTCAATATGTAAGAGAAGCTCAGTACAAGATGAAGTCTTTTGATATAGAGCTTTTTCCCGACAAAGCAGATTTTACAATAAAAAGAGGAGAAGTAATTGGTAAAGCAGGGAATTCAGGATCATCAGGAGGACCTCATCTGCACTTTGAAATCCGTGATGCCAACCAGGTTCCTATGGACCCTTTGCAATATAATTTTAGTGAAATTATAGACAATGTAGCGCCTTATGTACGTAAAGTAGCTCTGGTAACCCTAGATAAAGATGCTCGCATCAATGGTCAGTTTGGCAGGTTTGAATTTCCAGTACAAAGTAATGGCAATCGTTATGAAGTAAGTGAAAATATCCGCGTTCAGGGAGAGGTAGGTGTCGAGATTGCCGCCTTTGATCGTGCTGATGGTGTACGTAATGTATACGGCGTTACCTCCACCGAAATGTCATTTGACGGAGAACCACAATTCAGTTACCTAACGGATAAGCTGGCTTTCTCATACGCCAGAAATATCCATGTATTTACCAACTATGAAGAACGTTATAGACAGGATCGTACTTTTTATAAACTATATGTAGACGAGGGGAATGCCTTACCATTGTACAAGACTACTAACAGCCAGGGTAAGCTTATGATCAATGATGATAAGCAACATCAGGTAGATATAAAACTCATTGACCATTACGGCAATAGCAGTAGTCTGAGGATATCCATGAAAGGGAATAAACCCGAGCCGGAGAGCAACTTTAAAGTACAATATTTTGGAAAACCTTATAATGACAAAAACTATCACATACGGGGTAATGTACTTCAACTGTATGTGCCGGTAGAAAAAGATCCTGAAGGTATATATCAAAGAAAGCTGGCTAAATTTTTCGCCAGCCGGATGGATTATGAAGCACCGCCCGCTTATGTTGTCAACGATGTGGCGGTTTACTTGTGGGATTTACGCCAGGGAACGCCCGACTCTGTAGACTTATGCGGCAAGACGCAAAAGTTGCCCATTAAGATGAAAGTGCCTGCTTATAATGCATTTAGCTTCTATCAACCGGAAATGGATGTTTACTTTTCCAAATCATCACTCTTTGATACCCTTTATCTGACCACTCATTATAAAGTGGAGGCCGATCGTGAGATTTTCAGCATTCATGAAGATCATACGCCCCTAAAAAGCAGTATCAATGTAAAGCTAAAACCCAGAATGATGCCTCCCGGCCCCAAACAAAAGATGAACGTTTACAAAATTTCAAATTCAGGAGATCTAGGCTATGAGGGAGGGGAATGGAATGGCAATACCATCTCTTTTGATACCCGTTCTTTTGGAGATTATGTATTGGCTGCCGATACCATCGCTCCGGTCATTACACCTGTTAATGTCAATTCCCGTCAGATCAAATTTAAGATTGAAGACCAGATGTCAGGGATTAAGAGCTACGATGTGTACGTTAATGATAAGTGGGTGCTGATGAAGTATGATTATAAATGGAATGTAATCTGGTCTGACCCTCAGGATGATAAAGCAGAATTGAAAGGAGATTATAAATTAGTGGTCAAAGACAATGTCGGAAACGAATCTGTTTTTGAAGGTAAGATATAA
- a CDS encoding fumarylacetoacetate hydrolase family protein: MKILAIGRNYAEHIKELNNENPGEPVVFMKPDTALLENNEPFYYPEFSKDIHFEVEILLKIAKGGKYIQEKFAHKYYNEIGVGIDFTARDLQQRLKEKGLPWLLAKGFNGSAPVSEFVPKDQFDLQNLNFSLQLDGEVRQEGNTRMMLFKFDYLISYLSQFITLKKGDIIFTGTPKGVGAVQKGNILTAFIENQKMLECEIK, translated from the coding sequence ATGAAAATACTTGCCATTGGCCGTAACTATGCCGAGCATATTAAAGAATTGAATAATGAGAATCCCGGAGAACCGGTGGTGTTTATGAAACCGGATACTGCTTTGCTGGAAAATAATGAACCTTTTTATTATCCTGAATTTTCTAAAGACATTCATTTTGAAGTAGAAATCCTGCTAAAAATTGCAAAAGGTGGAAAGTACATACAGGAGAAATTTGCACACAAATATTACAACGAAATTGGTGTAGGCATAGACTTTACGGCTCGGGATTTGCAACAAAGATTGAAAGAAAAAGGCCTTCCCTGGTTATTGGCCAAGGGATTTAATGGCTCTGCACCTGTATCAGAATTTGTGCCTAAAGATCAGTTTGATCTACAAAACCTTAACTTTAGTTTACAACTTGACGGTGAAGTAAGACAAGAAGGGAATACCAGGATGATGTTGTTTAAATTTGATTACCTAATCAGCTATCTTTCTCAGTTTATTACGCTAAAAAAAGGAGATATCATCTTTACCGGAACTCCCAAAGGAGTGGGCGCCGTTCAAAAAGGGAATATCTTAACCGCTTTCATAGAGAATCAAAAAATGTTGGAGTGTGAAATTAAATAG
- a CDS encoding glycoside hydrolase family 15 protein, which yields MNKHTYEFGVIGNCAFLALVHKNTNINWLCWPRFDSSFVFGGLLDDEKGGEFSILPSSDSFTSHQYYIENTNVLCTEIENEDGKYRVTDFAPRFFQYDRYFKPLMLIRKIEPLSGTPRIRVKCDPVGDYGSFKPSMNQASNHIKFLGLGSEIRLTTNISLTYILEEQHFVLNDTRYLVLTYGAPLEAPVDSTSEIFRQKTVSYWQHWVKSTSISGFYQQQVIRSALVLKIHQFEDTGGIIASTTTGLPEAPGSGRNWDYRYCWLRDTYYTLTAFNHIGHFEELERYFYYIANISASQKSRYQPLYSISGSDQLVEKIMDLKGYLGNQPVRVGNQAYEHIQNDVYGQVLLSLLPLYVDHRFINDERTGSQNLVYDVLQKIEDVMYEPDAGLWEFRDLSQYHCYTYLFHWAGSSAALKIARRLKDYKLEQKALHLKQAAVEKIEECYDAQRGVYTQAIGTKNLDASTLQLIMMNYLDGNSDRAKNHLKSLEKELRSEDGLFYRYLHMDDFGMPETTFLICAFWYVEALACVGRVDEAARTFENIMQYSNHLGLFSEDVDAATGSQWGNFPQAYSHVGLVNAAYRIATKLDAPEFLE from the coding sequence ATGAATAAACATACTTACGAATTTGGTGTGATAGGAAACTGCGCTTTTCTGGCACTTGTCCACAAAAATACCAATATCAACTGGCTATGCTGGCCCCGCTTCGACAGCAGCTTTGTTTTTGGAGGCCTGCTGGATGATGAAAAAGGGGGGGAATTCAGTATTCTTCCTTCTTCCGATTCATTTACCTCTCATCAGTACTATATTGAAAATACCAATGTTCTTTGTACTGAAATAGAAAATGAAGATGGTAAATACCGAGTCACTGACTTTGCCCCACGTTTCTTTCAGTATGATCGTTACTTTAAACCACTCATGCTGATTCGTAAGATTGAACCTCTTTCCGGTACACCCAGAATCAGAGTAAAATGTGATCCGGTAGGCGATTATGGAAGCTTCAAACCCTCCATGAACCAGGCCAGCAACCATATTAAATTCCTGGGATTGGGAAGTGAGATCCGGCTTACTACCAATATCTCTCTGACCTATATACTGGAAGAACAGCACTTTGTACTTAATGATACCCGTTATCTGGTACTTACTTATGGTGCTCCTTTGGAGGCTCCGGTAGATAGTACTTCAGAAATTTTTCGGCAAAAAACGGTCAGCTACTGGCAACACTGGGTCAAGAGTACCAGTATCAGTGGCTTCTATCAACAGCAGGTGATCCGTTCGGCATTGGTGCTCAAGATTCATCAGTTTGAAGATACGGGTGGCATTATTGCTTCTACTACTACCGGCCTGCCAGAAGCACCGGGCAGTGGACGCAACTGGGATTATCGCTATTGCTGGCTGCGCGATACCTATTATACCCTGACAGCCTTTAACCATATCGGTCACTTTGAGGAATTGGAAAGGTATTTCTACTATATCGCCAATATTTCTGCCAGCCAGAAAAGCCGTTATCAGCCTTTGTATTCTATCAGCGGTAGTGACCAACTGGTGGAAAAAATCATGGATTTGAAAGGATATCTGGGCAACCAGCCTGTGAGGGTAGGTAACCAGGCTTATGAGCATATCCAGAATGACGTGTATGGGCAGGTACTTTTGTCTTTGCTCCCACTTTATGTTGACCATCGTTTTATCAACGACGAGCGGACCGGATCACAGAATCTGGTCTACGATGTGCTGCAAAAGATAGAGGATGTGATGTACGAACCTGATGCCGGCTTGTGGGAATTTCGTGATCTAAGCCAGTATCACTGCTATACTTATCTCTTTCATTGGGCAGGAAGCTCTGCCGCACTCAAAATTGCCCGACGACTCAAAGATTACAAACTAGAACAAAAAGCGCTTCATCTAAAGCAGGCTGCAGTTGAAAAAATTGAAGAATGTTATGATGCACAAAGAGGTGTATATACCCAGGCTATTGGCACCAAGAATCTGGATGCCAGTACTTTACAACTGATTATGATGAATTATCTGGATGGTAATTCTGATCGCGCCAAGAACCATCTGAAGAGTTTGGAAAAAGAATTGAGGTCAGAAGATGGACTTTTCTATCGCTACCTTCACATGGATGATTTTGGGATGCCTGAAACCACTTTCCTCATTTGTGCCTTCTGGTATGTAGAAGCACTGGCTTGTGTAGGCCGGGTAGATGAAGCTGCCAGAACCTTCGAGAACATTATGCAATACAGCAACCACTTGGGCCTTTTCAGTGAGGATGTGGATGCGGCTACCGGTAGCCAGTGGGGTAACTTCCCCCAGGCCTATAGCCACGTAGGACTTGTCAATGCTGCTTACCGCATTGCAACCAAGCTGGATGCGCCGGAATTTTTGGAGTAA
- a CDS encoding NADP-dependent isocitrate dehydrogenase produces the protein MKTITVAKGDGIGPEIMDATLEVILAAGAKIKVEEIEVGERVYLAGHSSGISKASWDTIRKNKVFLKAPITTPQGGGYKSLNVTTRKFLGLYSNVRPCQSLHPFVRTKHPDMDLVIVRENEEDLYAGIEHQQTDEVMQCLKLISRPGCEKIVRYAFEYTRQYGRKKVSCFTKDNIMKQTDGLFHQVFNEIASEYPDIQNDHWIIDIGAARLADTPEIFDVLVMPNLYGDVLSDIAAQIAGSVGMAGSANIGEECAMFEAIHGSAPPLEGKNEANPSGLLQGAIMMLNHIGQNEIAEKVQNAWLKTIEEGIHTSDIFKEGVSKEKVGTRQFAEAVIANLEQKPVTLKPVNYKHGQVLQLPKYVRGRAAQKELIGVDVFVDWKGENPDELAEKLQKLNTKNTKLTMITNRGIKVWPEGFEETFYTDHWRCRYLMEKGSAIEKQEVIHILSAALESGIDTIKTENLYCFDGKQGFSVGQGQ, from the coding sequence ATGAAAACTATTACTGTAGCAAAAGGCGACGGAATCGGTCCTGAAATCATGGACGCCACACTGGAAGTTATTTTGGCTGCTGGTGCAAAAATTAAGGTTGAAGAAATTGAGGTGGGTGAAAGAGTATATCTGGCTGGGCACAGTTCAGGTATATCCAAAGCCTCCTGGGACACCATCAGAAAAAACAAGGTCTTCCTCAAAGCCCCGATCACCACTCCTCAGGGAGGAGGTTACAAAAGCCTGAACGTCACTACCCGAAAGTTTTTAGGACTCTACTCTAACGTAAGACCCTGCCAGAGTTTGCATCCATTTGTACGGACCAAGCATCCTGATATGGATCTGGTCATTGTGCGGGAAAACGAAGAAGACCTGTATGCAGGTATTGAACATCAGCAGACGGACGAAGTAATGCAGTGCCTAAAACTGATCAGCCGCCCGGGTTGTGAAAAAATAGTGCGTTATGCTTTTGAATATACCCGACAGTATGGAAGAAAGAAAGTGAGCTGCTTCACCAAAGACAATATCATGAAGCAAACGGACGGGCTTTTTCATCAGGTTTTTAATGAAATTGCCAGCGAATATCCAGACATACAAAACGATCATTGGATCATAGATATCGGTGCCGCCAGACTGGCCGATACACCTGAAATCTTTGATGTGTTGGTGATGCCCAATCTATATGGTGATGTACTATCAGATATTGCTGCCCAAATTGCCGGATCAGTAGGCATGGCCGGATCAGCGAATATAGGGGAGGAATGCGCCATGTTTGAAGCGATTCATGGCTCAGCCCCTCCTTTGGAAGGAAAAAATGAGGCCAATCCTTCGGGACTGCTGCAAGGAGCGATCATGATGCTTAACCATATTGGTCAGAATGAGATTGCCGAAAAAGTGCAGAATGCCTGGCTTAAAACAATAGAAGAGGGTATTCATACTTCAGATATTTTCAAAGAAGGGGTGAGCAAAGAGAAAGTGGGTACCAGACAGTTTGCCGAAGCAGTCATTGCAAATCTGGAACAGAAGCCAGTAACGTTAAAGCCGGTCAACTACAAACATGGACAGGTATTGCAACTCCCAAAATATGTAAGAGGACGTGCTGCTCAGAAAGAGTTGATTGGGGTAGATGTTTTTGTGGATTGGAAAGGGGAAAATCCTGATGAACTGGCTGAAAAGTTACAAAAACTGAATACTAAGAACACTAAGCTGACGATGATTACTAATCGGGGGATCAAAGTTTGGCCCGAGGGTTTTGAGGAAACTTTTTATACTGATCACTGGCGCTGCCGCTACCTGATGGAAAAGGGAAGTGCCATTGAGAAACAGGAGGTCATCCATATACTCTCGGCTGCCCTTGAAAGTGGAATTGACACCATCAAAACTGAAAATCTCTACTGTTTTGATGGAAAACAGGGATTCTCAGTAGGTCAGGGACAATAA
- a CDS encoding LysR family transcriptional regulator codes for MNYTLHQLMVFLKITQTKSITKAAGELHLTQPAVSIQLKNFQDQFDIPLTEVIGRKLYVTEFGHEVARSAEKILNEVHAITYKTLAHKGQLTGKLKISIVSTAKYVMPYFLTDFMHEHPGIDLLMDVTNKAKVIESLENNEVDFSLVSVLPEKLQIENVELMQNRLYLVGNGERKFEKTVYDNHIFEELPLIYRENGSGTRYTMEKFIAQNNIPVRKKMELTSNEAVKQAVIAGLGYSIMPLIGIKNELNLSSLQIIPVKGFPIKSVWNLIWLKNKNFSPVAMAYLTSIKQEKSNIIREKFSWFDSF; via the coding sequence ATGAACTATACTTTGCATCAACTAATGGTGTTTTTGAAAATCACTCAGACCAAAAGCATCACCAAGGCTGCCGGAGAACTTCATCTCACACAACCAGCAGTATCTATTCAGCTAAAAAACTTTCAGGATCAGTTTGACATTCCGCTTACTGAAGTCATTGGCAGAAAGCTTTACGTCACGGAGTTTGGTCATGAAGTAGCGCGCTCAGCAGAGAAAATCCTCAATGAAGTACATGCCATCACCTACAAAACCCTGGCACACAAGGGGCAGCTGACGGGAAAATTGAAAATATCCATTGTATCAACCGCAAAATATGTGATGCCCTATTTCCTGACTGATTTTATGCATGAGCATCCTGGCATTGACTTACTGATGGATGTAACCAACAAGGCAAAGGTAATTGAGAGCCTAGAAAACAATGAAGTGGATTTCTCCCTCGTGTCAGTATTGCCCGAAAAATTGCAAATAGAAAACGTAGAGTTAATGCAAAACAGATTGTATCTGGTGGGGAATGGCGAGAGAAAATTTGAAAAAACAGTATATGACAATCACATTTTTGAAGAGCTACCGCTCATCTATAGAGAGAACGGCTCCGGAACCCGCTATACTATGGAAAAGTTTATTGCTCAAAACAACATCCCGGTAAGAAAAAAAATGGAGTTGACTTCCAATGAAGCAGTAAAACAGGCAGTAATTGCGGGCTTAGGGTATTCTATTATGCCTCTGATTGGCATCAAAAATGAACTAAACCTTAGTAGCCTGCAAATTATCCCCGTGAAAGGGTTTCCTATCAAATCTGTCTGGAATTTAATTTGGTTAAAAAACAAAAACTTCTCACCGGTAGCGATGGCTTATTTGACCAGCATCAAGCAGGAAAAAAGCAATATCATCCGTGAGAAGTTCAGTTGGTTTGACAGCTTTTAA
- a CDS encoding bifunctional alpha,alpha-trehalose-phosphate synthase (UDP-forming)/trehalose-phosphatase — translation MAKTIIVSNRLPVKIQRNAKKQLEYHTSAGGLATGLGSIYKEGNNLWIGWPGLVSNRKDEKAEITEAIAKESMVPVFLTEDDIKDFYEGFSNETLWPNFHYFIQYAIYDPKLWEAYKRVNRKFADEIAKKCDPDDTLWIHDYQLMLVPGMLRERYPEASIGFFLHIPFPSYEIFRLIPWRRELLNGVLGSDLIGFHTYDDMRHFLSSVSRLAGLSNTQGQIVVGNRTVMVDSFPMGIDYDKYAEAAASPEALEREVHYRISLGDQKLILAIDRLDYSKGIPQRLKAFELFFERYPQYRNKISLIMVVVPSRDQVGKYKELKEEVDRLVGSINGRFGKINWTPIHFFYRSFPLEELSAFYRMADVALVTPMRDGMNLVCKEFIASKINKKGVLILSEMCGASKELSDAILINPNDIDQIVEAIHRALTMPESEQIMHNTNMQNSLKRYNITHWVNLFMTSLNNIKKAQGGMQTRKLDDLSLEKMLMTYSKSDHRLIFLDYDGTLTGFHPDPKDAKPDDELRGIIKKLTKEEKNKVIIISGRDKDTLQEWLGDQQVDIIAEHGVWMREHKKDWRTITAMKNNWKKEIFPVLELYVNRTPGSFIEEKDYSLVWHYRKVETGLGELRTRELTSHLKYLSSNSNLQVLEGDMVVEIKDREVNKGRTATQWINQYEHDFVMAIGDDFTDEDTFKAMPKDAYTIKVGSKTSAARFSVNTFQDVRGILKALLAY, via the coding sequence ATGGCAAAAACCATTATTGTCTCTAATCGCCTGCCCGTCAAAATCCAGCGAAATGCCAAAAAGCAGTTAGAATACCATACCAGTGCCGGAGGCCTGGCTACTGGCCTGGGTTCCATTTATAAAGAGGGAAATAATCTTTGGATTGGATGGCCAGGCCTGGTGTCCAACCGCAAGGATGAAAAAGCTGAAATCACTGAGGCGATTGCCAAGGAAAGCATGGTCCCGGTTTTTCTGACCGAAGATGACATCAAAGATTTTTATGAAGGTTTCAGTAACGAAACTCTCTGGCCAAATTTTCACTATTTTATTCAGTATGCTATTTATGATCCCAAGCTTTGGGAAGCTTATAAGCGGGTAAACCGAAAGTTTGCTGATGAAATCGCCAAAAAATGTGATCCGGACGATACTTTGTGGATTCACGATTATCAGCTTATGCTGGTACCCGGGATGCTGAGAGAACGCTATCCTGAAGCGAGTATCGGTTTCTTTTTGCATATTCCTTTTCCATCGTATGAGATTTTTAGATTGATTCCCTGGCGGAGAGAACTGCTTAACGGCGTGCTCGGCTCTGACCTGATCGGCTTCCATACCTACGACGATATGCGCCACTTCCTTAGTTCAGTGAGTCGTTTGGCGGGCCTGAGCAATACACAGGGACAAATTGTAGTAGGCAACCGTACGGTGATGGTAGATTCTTTTCCTATGGGAATTGATTATGATAAATATGCGGAAGCTGCCGCCTCACCTGAAGCCCTGGAGCGTGAAGTGCATTACCGCATTTCTCTGGGAGATCAGAAGCTTATACTGGCCATTGACCGTCTGGATTATTCCAAAGGAATTCCCCAGCGCCTTAAGGCTTTTGAACTGTTTTTTGAACGCTATCCCCAGTACCGAAATAAGATTTCATTGATCATGGTGGTAGTTCCTTCACGGGATCAGGTAGGGAAATACAAAGAGTTAAAGGAGGAGGTAGACAGACTGGTAGGAAGTATCAACGGACGCTTTGGCAAAATTAACTGGACGCCTATCCACTTTTTTTACCGCTCTTTTCCTCTGGAAGAGCTTTCTGCCTTCTACCGTATGGCCGATGTGGCTTTGGTTACTCCTATGCGGGATGGGATGAATCTGGTCTGCAAAGAATTTATTGCCAGCAAAATTAATAAAAAAGGAGTGCTGATTCTGAGCGAGATGTGCGGTGCTTCTAAAGAGCTTTCAGATGCGATTCTGATCAATCCCAATGACATAGATCAGATCGTAGAAGCCATTCACAGGGCATTAACTATGCCGGAGTCGGAGCAGATCATGCATAACACCAACATGCAGAACTCTCTGAAACGCTATAATATAACACACTGGGTGAACCTCTTTATGACCAGCCTCAACAACATAAAGAAAGCTCAGGGAGGCATGCAGACACGTAAGCTGGACGATCTCTCATTGGAAAAAATGCTGATGACTTACTCTAAATCGGATCATCGTCTGATTTTCCTGGATTATGATGGTACACTTACCGGTTTTCATCCTGATCCTAAAGATGCCAAGCCTGACGATGAATTAAGGGGGATCATTAAAAAACTTACTAAGGAAGAAAAAAATAAGGTGATCATTATCAGTGGCAGAGACAAAGATACTTTGCAGGAATGGTTAGGTGACCAGCAGGTAGATATCATTGCTGAGCATGGGGTGTGGATGCGGGAGCATAAAAAAGACTGGCGTACCATCACGGCGATGAAAAATAACTGGAAGAAAGAAATCTTTCCGGTACTGGAGCTTTATGTCAATCGTACTCCTGGTTCTTTTATTGAGGAAAAAGACTACTCCCTGGTATGGCACTACAGAAAAGTAGAGACCGGGCTGGGTGAACTGCGTACCCGAGAGCTGACCAGCCATCTCAAATATCTATCGTCCAACAGTAACCTGCAGGTGTTGGAAGGAGATATGGTGGTGGAGATCAAAGACCGTGAAGTGAATAAAGGACGTACCGCTACGCAATGGATTAATCAGTACGAACATGATTTTGTGATGGCGATAGGCGATGATTTTACCGATGAAGATACCTTCAAAGCCATGCCCAAAGATGCTTATACCATTAAAGTAGGTAGCAAAACTTCTGCTGCCCGCTTCAGTGTCAATACTTTTCAGGATGTAAGAGGAATACTCAAAGCATTGCTGGCCTATTGA
- a CDS encoding 3'-5' exonuclease, which yields MNLKLKNPLAFFDLETTGVNVSNDRIIEVHIIKMMPNGEKKEKNIRVNPQMPIPPESSLIHGIYDEDVKELPPFKAEAKGLLKFLEGCDLSGFNIIRFDVPMLVEEFLRENIDFDVSNRKLVDSQKIFHLMEKRTLSAAYEFYCKKSLEDAHSAEADTRACMEVLFAQIDKYMGQPVLDAQGNQLGTVKEDVQSLHDISSTKMVDLAGRFIFNEQGVEVFNFGKFKNRPILDVLQAEPAYYDWMMRGDFPLDTKRKLTEIRLRSFKYKR from the coding sequence ATGAATTTAAAGTTAAAGAATCCTCTTGCCTTTTTTGATCTGGAAACAACGGGTGTCAATGTTTCTAATGACCGTATCATTGAGGTTCACATCATCAAAATGATGCCCAACGGAGAAAAAAAGGAAAAGAACATTCGGGTCAATCCCCAGATGCCCATCCCTCCGGAGTCCAGCCTGATACATGGTATATACGACGAAGACGTAAAGGAGCTGCCTCCCTTCAAAGCAGAAGCCAAAGGGCTGCTCAAATTTCTGGAAGGCTGTGATCTTTCGGGTTTCAACATCATCCGTTTTGACGTACCCATGCTGGTAGAGGAATTTCTTCGGGAGAATATTGATTTTGACGTGAGCAACCGAAAGCTGGTGGATTCGCAAAAAATTTTCCACCTGATGGAAAAGCGTACCCTTTCTGCTGCTTATGAATTTTATTGTAAAAAATCCTTAGAAGATGCGCATAGTGCTGAAGCAGATACGCGTGCATGCATGGAGGTGCTTTTTGCCCAGATTGATAAATACATGGGCCAACCTGTTTTAGATGCCCAGGGCAATCAGTTAGGAACCGTTAAAGAAGACGTACAGTCATTGCATGACATATCAAGTACCAAAATGGTAGACCTGGCCGGGCGTTTTATTTTTAATGAACAGGGAGTAGAGGTATTTAATTTTGGTAAATTTAAGAATCGCCCTATCTTGGATGTATTGCAGGCAGAACCTGCATACTATGACTGGATGATGCGGGGAGATTTTCCGTTGGATACCAAAAGAAAATTAACAGAAATCAGGTTGAGGAGTTTTAAGTATAAGCGTTGA